From Cotesia glomerata isolate CgM1 linkage group LG2, MPM_Cglom_v2.3, whole genome shotgun sequence, a single genomic window includes:
- the LOC123258780 gene encoding uncharacterized protein LOC123258780: MTSKGIFTLLTIFYLQNAVISDSQQVLFEITDINSIKKFIDENYGVSRSDFSVFKNLTLDEKNKTAGVFYLKMTTLVKKLKEMKSSDYLSDLYWWDYAVVKELKPNVEAYKNLIDIFYKNGQLKTIPKAIAYDVSQLLSSLSLTSYRSNKKVDYCMHAWALNWYSVNHRSLESELNISYVNLNDFDNIRKVFYDLLLHLSREEITENNRYDHCRRVSSFHQGLYNVYRQVVFNSFLEFSVKYFASMGVIVCDRQSYQEELKLMEENLSDSLKTIMELTREILNNTTYYMYPCDPSYFENLMTEETNLELEKMVQTVIIAEKDLSTTHSCSHNCNLNLIKDTINKTECYEFLDCQYSTPGYKITELTNSSRRYGYFTGIDGRDKKQYGDPDRHFYNREQPLDVSSSYNWGTMRFCDYCICTCAIKPSRSPHVITAVSFREQVSDIESNKFVAGLKFVKKDGMIHIQIAESEVLPHGHVGYDMWKPLEEFTYNETTEKYYVLKNNESQIPLELGVDYARPHKMNLNNVMAPKKHVITGVRWRFAGDSLEFPKRKQGPIELQVRVTSLDFPRGKLINLDQSSWISPQEQVLKDELILENPDNSRYTDQSMFTFERQIYPQDGELKIHSTITSNKFVKFRASDLKKDAGQSTVPFFDGRGTTMRRSLLGGVGLVHRAPPGFGGHLAFKIFDFDMSPYFNVIVD, encoded by the exons aTGACATCAAAGGGAATTTTTACccttttaactattttttatctcCAAAATGCCGTCATATCAGATTCTCAACaagttttatttgaaattactgatataaattctattaaaaaatttatcgatgaAAACTATGGTGTATCCCGCAGTGATTTTTcagtgtttaaaaatttaactttggatgaaaaaaacaaaacagctggagttttttatttgaaaatgaCAACATtggttaagaaattaaaagaaatgaaATCGAGCGATTATCTTTCTGATCTTTATTGGTGGGATTATGCAGTAGTAAAAGAATTAAAGCCTAATGTGGAAGCTTATAAGAATCTTATtgatattttctataaaaatggtCAACTAAAAACTATACCCAAGGCAATTGCGTATGACGTAAGCCAATTATTATCCTCACTTTCTTTAACTTCTTACAGAAGTAACAAGAAAGTTGATTACTGTATGCATGCTTGGGCATTAAATTGGTATTCCGTAAATCACCGTAGTTTGGAAAGCGAATTAAATATATCGtatgttaatttaaatgactTTGATAATATTCGAAAAGtcttttatgatttattattgcaCTTGTCTCGTGAAGAAATAACA gAAAACAACAGATACGATCACTGTAGACGAGTTTCTTCATTCCATCAAGGACTGTACAATGTATACAGACAAGTTGTATTTAATTCTTTCCTCGAGTTtagtgtaaaatattttgcctCGATGGGAGTGATAGTTTGTG aTAGACAATCCTATCAGGAGGAACTCAAACTGATGGAGGAAAACTTATCCGATTCATTGAAGACAATAATGGAGTTAACCAGGGAAATTTTGAACAACACGACATATTATATGTATCCGTGTGATCCGTcatattttgaaaatctcA TGACAGAAGAAACAAAccttgaattagagaaaatgGTGCAGACGGTAATAATTGCAGAGAAGGACTTGAGCACCACACACTCTTGCAGCCATAACTGTAACTTGAACTTAATAAAAGATACTATAAATAAGACAGAGTGTTATGAATTTCTGGACTGTCAATATAGTACGCCCGGTTATAAGATCACTGAATTG ACAAATAGCAGCAGACGTTATGGATATTTTACCGGTATTGATGGTAGAGACAAAAAGCAGTATGGCGACCCCGATCGGCATTTCTATAACCGTGAACAACCCTTAGATGTATCTAGTTCATACAACTGGGGTACAATGAGATTCTGTGACTACTGTATTTGTACTTGTGCAATCAAGCCGTCACGCTCGCCACATGTAATTACTGCTGTCAGTTTTAGAGAACAAGTTTCGGATATCGAAAGCAACAA GTTCGTTGCGGGTCTTAAGTTTGTGAAGAAAGATGGCATGATTCACATTCAAATCGCAGAAAGTGAAGTTCTACCTCACGGTCATGTTGGATATGATATGTGGAAGCCATTGGAAGAATTTACTTACAATGAAACAACTGAAAAATACTacgtcttaaaaaataatgagtcCCAAATTCCACTTGAGTTGGGAGTTGATTATGCTCGTCCACATAAAATGAACTTGAACAATGTGATGGCACCAAAGAAGCATGTCATCACAGGAGTCCGATGGCGATTCGCCGGAGATTCTCTCGAGTTTCCCAAACGAAAACAAGGTCCAATTGAATTACAAGTTCGAGTAACATCTCTTGATTTTCCGAgaggaaaattaattaatctcgaTCAATCATCATGGATATCTCCTCAAGAACAAGTTCTCaa AGATGAATTGATCTTAGAAAATCCAGATAATTCTAGGTATACGGATCAAAGTATGTTTACATTTGAACGCCAAATATATCCTCAGGACGgggaattaaaaattcattcgacTATAAcgtcaaataaatttgttaaattccGAGCATCTGATTTGAAGAAAGATGCTGGACAGTCGACTGTGCCATTCTTTGATGGTCGTGGAACTACAATGCGTAGAAGTCTTTTGGGTGGAGTCGGTCTTGTTCATCGCGCTCCTCCTGGCTTTGGTGGACACCTTGCCttcaaaattttcgattttgaTATGTCACCTTATTTCAACGTCATCGTGGATTAA